A window from Larimichthys crocea isolate SSNF chromosome XXIII, L_crocea_2.0, whole genome shotgun sequence encodes these proteins:
- the zgc:112982 gene encoding BCLAF1 and THRAP3 family member 3: MSRPRSRSPRYRRFPWEEPDFDPYKVLAELDGDQMDRSHHSREHPEGDLDYCREDMYPEDQRRSPPSSDDHHFAHQRHPDQEEFYRRRLSPHRDPMGYDERSLSPLHDEGVEEDRRGGGGRGRGGGFREHFQGFENRMRLSHSPPRLMRERLPPAPRPHPDHQQREPGMGWRREEQGRGRGRFRDLSPSARSDDQRGGGAGREGGRRNTQGPHRDRRREDSHQERNLPFKRQRREMDGDSHLGYGNEEDFGEQRYSVDAPRDGFRGDAQRSLPREGARHSGPLVIEHGHGITRSREPPRWEQFDGRRDLDPGFDRQRSPRPMGSSQERFRASDNRLDDREVARVRHFQDKWRDASYHEAKRSPTPQDRPNPMREGNKDVPMSHRGRGGPRPARGWVSRGQGGRTGSHRNQPRPQQSSQGYQELPREEERPVYRPLREDFYKDPIEGESDWAEETRLQQWKPERPGSLDRHLPKVDLDPKMPRQRARGWNDQKANNMSVVTEETLTIKVDMSRPVNQNSSLCYSSDRQLSLDLVNVGRQRLDFLPMLEHSGSYRETAMHTGTFAQEIITLVHHVKEQYFRDDGVTLNERFSAPQKGGYSEDETEELTLDERFSSNRGFSLNMNSLLDDEEPLFSRLGSLQPVRGPGDLRHDLERRRQERLEGVKVTISGNSVSQRPLGPASELEGLEYSDKDEMAPMEDEGFSNWAEEQGRRREGNMGPRRGASYRPNTGPQRRNNRFGNRLGPARRQNYRNNPAGPNW; encoded by the exons ATGTCAAGACCACGGTCCAGGTCACCACGATACAG gaGGTTCCCATGGGAGGAACCCGACTTTGATCCTTATAAAGTCCTTGCAGAACTGGACGGGGATCAGATGGACCGGAGCCACCACTCCAGGGAACATCCCGAAGGAGACTTGGACTACTGTCGGGAAGATATGTACCCGGAAGACCAAAGAAGATCCCCTCCTTCCTCAGATGATCACCACTTTGCGCACCAGCGTCATCCAGACCAGGAGGAGTTTTACCGCAGGAGGCTGTCACCTCATCGTGATCCGATGGGCTACGACGAGCGGAGTCTTTCCCCGCTTCACGATGAAGGAGTAGAAGAAGatagacgaggaggaggaggaagaggaagaggaggggggtttAGAGAACACTTCCAGGGTTTTGAAAACAGAATGAGGTTGTCGCACTCGCCTCCAAGGTTGATGAGGGAAAGATTACCGCCGGCGCCGAGGCCTCACCCGGACCATCAGCAGAGAGAGCCGGGGATgggctggaggagagaggagcagggcCGAGGTCGAGGGAGGTTCAGAGACCTCAGTCCAAGTGCGAGGTCAGATGATCAAAGAGGGGGAGGAGCAGGTAGGGAAGGAGGAAGGCGGAACACACAGGGTCCTCATAGAGACAGACGAAGAGAGGATTCACATCAAGAGAGGAACCTTCCATTTAAAAGGCAAAGAAGAGAAATGGATGGCGACAGTCACCTTGG GTACGGGAATGAGGAGGACTTTGGAGAACAGCGTTACTCAGTGGACGCACCCAGAGATGGGTTTAGAGGAGACGCTCAAAGGAGCCTCCCCCGTGAAGGCGCTCGTCACTCAGGACCGCTCGTCATCGAACACGGTCATGGCATCACACGCAGCAGAGAACCGCCGCGATGGGAACAGTTTGACGGTCGCAGAGATCTCGACCCTGGCTTTGACCGTCAGAGGAGCCCCCGACCAATGGGCTCCTCTCAGGAGCGTTTCAGGGCGTCGGACAACAGGTTGGATGATCGAGAAGTTGCAAGAGTGCGCCATTTTCAAGACAAATGGAGAGACGCAAGCTATCATGAAGCTAAGAGGAGCCCTACGCCACAAGATAGGCCAAACCCAATGAGGGAGGGTAACAAAGATGTTCCCATGAGCCACAGGGGCAGGGGTGGTCCTCGCCCAGCGAGAGGCTGGGTCAGTCGCGGGCAGGGTGGAAGGACTGGATCGCATAGGAATCAACCACGCCCACAGCAATCCTCGCAGGGATACCAAGAGCTTCCTCGCGAAGAGGAAAGGCCGGTGTATCGACCCCTCAGGGAAGATTTTTACAAGGATCCCATCGAAGGGGAATCTGACTGGGCTGAAGAAACCAGACTTCAACAGTGGAAACCAGAAAGACCTGGAAGTCTGGACCGACACCTCCCGAAGGTTGACTTGGACCCCAAAATGCCTCGCCAGAGGGCTCGTGGATGGAATGATCAGAAAGCCAATAACATGAGCGTCGTAACGGAGGAAACGCTAACCATCAAAGTGGACATGAGCCGACCCGTTAACCAAAACAG CTCGTTGTGTTACTCCTCAGACAGGCAGCTCTCGTTGGACCTGGTCAACGTCGGTCGCCAGCGTCTGGACTTCCTGCCTATGCTCGAGCACTCCGGCTCGTACCGGGAGACCGCGATGCACACTGGGACTTTCGCCCAAGAAATCATCACACTGGTGCACCATGTCAAAG AGCAGTATTTCAGAGACGACGGGGTCACCCTGAATGAGCGTTTCTCAGCTCCCCAAAAAGGCGGCTACTCCGAAGACGAGACGGAGGAGCTGACATTAGATGAGAGGTTCAGTTCAAACCG AGGTTTCAGCTTGAACATGAACTCGCTGCTTGATGACGAGGAGCCTCTTTTCTCCAGGCTGGGATCCCTGCAG CCGGTGCGAGGCCCGGGTGACCTGAGGCATGacctggagaggaggaggcaggagagacTGGAGGGGGTTAAAGTCACAATATCAGGGAACAGTGTGTCACAGCGCCCCCTGGGTCCAGCCAG tgagCTGGAGGGTCTTGAGTACAGCGACAAGGACGAAATGGCTCCAATGGAGGACGAAGGATTCTCCAACTGGGCAGAGGAGCAAGGCAGGAGGCGAGAAGGCAACATG GGACCAAGGAGAGGAGCCTCCTACAGGCCGAACACCGGCCCCCAACGCAGGAACAATCGCTTCGGCAACCGGCTTGGACCGGCGAGGCGGCAGAACTACCGCAACAACCCTGCAG GTCCTAACTGGTGA
- the lipib gene encoding lipase member H gives MLPRRLLGLLGLLVLCKGQEESGAGESCDNFTDLNLSHCFIGTSLYVRLLLYTRSNLDCGRELNHHLLSSQPLFNLSLPTAFVIHGYRPTGAPPIWIDHLVHLLAEQEDMNVIVVDWNKGAANLNYFTAVTYTREAALNLTGFIVTMQEEGAPLSSVHLIGVSLGAHLAGFVGANLKGKIGRITGLDPAGPMFTSATPEERLDPADAMFVDVLHTDMNSFGLRGAHGHIDFYANGGADQPGCPKTIFAGKSYFVCDHQRSVFLYLCALNRTCSLTGYPCSSYSDFLEGRCLQCEAFKPAPCPVLGYDISRWRETLLHLRQTKVFFSTTATLPYRKLSYRVDMVTWNQYLRWGVVYIRLHSGRNFTEARIDHKLLRFEQYTSTRLLAQFDDDLQQVQKISVRINTGNVIGPRYKIRLLRIRFTPLERPERPLMCRFDIIMEENMEVAFRPLPCDSRL, from the exons ATGCTGCCCCGCAGACTCCTGGGTCTGCTGGGTCTCCTCGTGCTCTGCAAAG GCCAGGAAGAGAGCGGGGCGGGCGAGTCCTGCGATAACTTCACGGACCTCAACCTGTCCCACTGCTTCATTGGAACCAGCCTGTACGTCCGGCTGCTGCTCTACACCCGCTCCAACCTCGACTGCGGCCGCGAGCTCAACCACCACCTCCTGTCCTCCCAGCCGCTCTTCaacctctctctccccaccgCCTTCGTCATCCACGGCTACCGGCCCACCGGAGCGCCCCCCATCTGGATAGACCACCTGGTCCACCTGCTGGCCGAGCAGGAGGACATGAACGTCATCGTGGTGGACTGGAACAAGGGCGCGGCCAACCTCAACTACTTCACCGCTGTGACGTACACGAGGGAGGCGGCTCTCAACCTGACCGGCTTCATCGTGACGATGCAG GAGGAAGGAGCCCCTCTGAGCTCAGTTCACCTCATCGGCGTCAGCCTGGGAGCTCACCTGGCTGGATTTGTAGGAGCGAACCTGAAGGGGAAGATCGGACGGATCACAG GTCTGGACCCGGCAGGGCCGATGTTCACCAGTGCCACACCAGAGGAGAGGCTGGACCCGGCAGACGCCATGTTTGTGGACGTACTTCACACCGACATGAACT CATTTGGGCTGAGAGGAGCTCACGGTCACATCGACTTCTACGCCAACGGCGGAGCCGATCAACCCGGCTGTCCTAAAACCATCTTCGCAG GTAAATCGTACTTTGTGTGTGACCACCAGCGCTCTGTGTTCCTCTACCTGTGCGCCCTGAACCGGACCTGCAGCCTCACGGGTTACCCCTGCTCGTCCTACAGCGACTTCCTGGAGGGGCGGTGTCTGCAGTGCGAGGCCTTTAAACCGGCTCCCTGTCCCGTGCTCG GTTACGACATCAGCAGGTGGAGAGAGACTCTGCTGCATCTCAGACAGACCAAAGTCTTCTTCAGCACCACGGCCACGCTGCCCTACAGGA aGCTGAGCTACAGAGTGGACATGGTGACCTGGAACCAGTACCTCCGCTGGGGGGTCGTCTATATCCGGCTGCACAGTGGCAGAAACTTCACAGAGGCCCGAATAGACCA TAAGCTCCTCCGGTTCGAGCAGTACACCTCCACGCGGCTGCTGGCCCAGTTCGACGACGATCTGCAGCAAGTCCAGAAGATCTCTGTACGCATCAACACCGGCAACGTGATCGGCCCTCGTTACAAAATCAGACTGCTGCGGATACGCTTCACGCCGCTGGAACGTCCCGAGAG ACCTTTAATGTGCCGCTTTGACATCATCATGGAGGAAAACATGGAGGTGGCGTTTCGACCTTTACCCTGCGACTCTCGCCTCTGA